The sequence ATATTTATGAGGAACACCAATTTCAAGCGGGAAAATTGTCATTTTAATGATCCATAGCACACTTGCCAAGAAAAGAAGGTTAATTACTTCCTGCCTTAAAACGATTTTTTGTTTCTTATAAATTACGTTAAAACTTCTAATGATAAACCAGAAAGCTATGATAATTATGGCTGGTAATAGAAAGTTTATCCTCAATTTGCACTTCCTCTCGATATTATTTGAATGCCGACTGATATTTATATGTTATTTATTGAAAGTATTAAATTTAGGTCGCTCCTTCTGTTAAGGGGAGTAAGAAAGATCTTATCTTACAAATAGAAAACTTTTCCTAAGTTTAACTACTTGATTACTTTTTCAGTACCATTAATGATCACTGATTTAATTTCCATAGGGTCTAAAGGTATGTCAGACTCGAACTTCATTATAACCTCTCCATTCTCGTTAATAGCTTTACTTGCAGGAAGCGTTACAATCTCATCGTTCGTAAGCTTAACATCTACATTTGGTTTGTTTCCTTCACTTAAACTCCCTTCTCCCTGAAGAGTTACTCCTAATGGATGAATCGTTAATTGATTAGATGTCCATCCACCCATGCTCATTTCGAATTTCATTTCTAACAATGACGAATCTTCTGCCTGTAATTTGAATGTTGTGTTCCAACTCCCTTCTTCAAACAACCCCGAAGCTACAAAATTACCGCTTAGATCATAATTCAAATGGTCCTCACTCTCGACCTTGAAAATGTACTCAGTGTATTCTCTGCCATAAGAAGTTTTGCTACCATCAAAACCAAATTGAACACTGGAGGGTTTTATACTACTTCCAGTCTGATCAGTAAGTGTTAACTGTCCGTGACTATCAACGTAATCCTCATCCCAGCGAACTTGAACATGTAAACGATCTTCAATTAATCCAACATTCGTTACCTCCATAAAGTCATGCTTGAAAATGTTATTTTTTGATGGAGCGGGTTGGAGAACCTGTATCGTTTCTTGATTCTCTAACGAGCGATACAATTCGCCTCCCCCGCCAGGTATATTGTTCATATCCAGTGTCATTGTGTTTGCTTCTTCTTTTAAGATAGAAGAGATGTTTCTTTTTTCAAATTCATGTGTTTCTTTGTGACTCAAGAACGACTGAATTTGAAACTTAACCTTTTCCCCGTTGAGGTCCTCTCCACCATTCGCCTGAATTCTAAGTGTGGCTGTTTTCGTAGTTTCATCAAAAGCAATAACCTTGCTGTTAAACATTTGAGCACCACTTAGTGAAAAATCATAAAGGTCTAGGGTGGAGTCAATACGATCTCCCGACAAATCTTGTAGTGTTATATAGATAACAGCCATTTCATCATCGCTTATAGCAGCAACTGTCTCCATCTTGATATCATTATCAACACTCGTTTTTTCAATAGGTTTTAATAGCAAAGCGATCTCGGGACTGACTAATGATACTAAATTATTAACAAAAGGATTATAGGCGGTGACAACTCCAGCAGAAAAAAGAATCATTAAGGATGCCAGAATGGAAGTTAACCTTTTTTCTAATTTTCTCTTCTTATGCTTTCCCCCATCGTGAACACTTGCAAAAAAGTTCGCCCTGTCCTCTTCCTTCAATAGAGGAGATTCCCCTATATACTGATCTAACTCTGTCTTAAAGCGTTTATTCATCTATATATCCCCCTAGTTTCTGTCGCAGTTTAGATTTCCCTCTAGAAATTCGTGTCTTGACCGTTGATTCTTTCACATCTAGAGCTTCACTAATTTGTTGTATGCTATATGATTGATAATAGCGTAATACAAAAATTTCTCGATATTTAATGGGGAGTGATAGAACATTCGCTGCAAGACGGAGGTTATTTTCCTTTAGAATCACCATGTCTTCCGCAGACTTCTCCTTTTCAGAAAACAGAGTATCGTTCAAGCTAATTATACGTTTTATAGGAGATCGCAAATGATCTTTACATGTGTTAATAGCAATTCGATACAACCAAGACCTTAATTTTGCTTCCCTTCTAAAACTACCGATTTTCTTATAAACCTTTATCAAAAATTCCTGAAAAATGTCATCTGTGGTGGCATAGTCCTTCATGTATGTAAAAATAAGACGTTTTATCTCTTCGCCATATTGATCAATGATATAATTCATTACCTCTTCGATTGATTCATAGAGAATATCCTCATCCTCTTCTAATTCTTCTCTTTCCAATCTTTATCACTACTTTCCATATTTCTTTAACTTAAGACGAGCACCCTTAAAGAAAGGTCCCATGTTTTTCAAAATTTTTCAGGTGAAAAGACGTCATCTTAATAAGTTCTATAACTATTTTCACAAAAGTTTTTCTAATAAAAAAGGCGCATCAAGGAATGCGCCATCGTATTTTTAATTCTGTTAAAGTTCAATATTGATATATAAAAGAGAGGAGTTTCCAAATAATCAGAAACCTTCTTCACCATTATTTTTCTTCAATAACACACCTTATAGTTTATGTAATTCGTTTCACAAATCAAGGACTTGAACCAAAGGCAATAACATCATATATAGCCAACAAGACCCCTCCAAAAATTCATTCATTTAAATTACATTTTACCGCTTCAGCGTTAATTTTTTGATGAACTAAATAAGGATTTGATTTCACTGATATTGTACCACAAGATTTCCAATTGCCTTTTAACTTACAATTTCTCTTGCAATTTGGCTATCAATTACTACGTATTTTCTATGTGAATTCACATAAAAAAAGCAGTTCAATTAAGGGTACAAAATGCAATTTTGTACTCCAAAACTGAACTACTTAATTGTTTATGGAGCAGCTTCTTTTTTCAATTCTATATAAATGTAATTATAGTACAGTATAATCGCGCCATTCTGGAGGCAATAATATTTTATAGCTTGCCTGCAAAAATCTGTCATCTATTAATACAATAATACCTTTATCCATCTCCGTTCGAATTAATCTACCACCCGCTTGAAGGACTTTGTTCATACCTGGATAACGATACGCGTAATCAAACCCGTTTTTATTTACGTTAGTAAAATAATCTTTAATAATATTTCGTTCTAATCCAATTTGCGGAAAGCCTACTCCTATGATGAATACTCCTGAAAGTCTGTTCCCTTTTAAATCGATCCCTTCTGAAAAGATGCCCCCTAATACTGCAAACCCAATTAATGTATTTTGGGGATCGGTATTAAAATGGTCTAAATAGGCAGCTCTATCTTTTTCGCTCATATCTTGGCGTTGAAGAATCGTTTCAACGTCTGGGTATTGATCTTGAAATGCATCATATATGCGATACATATAATCATAGGAAGGCAAGAAGACAAAGTAGTTACCTGTCTTTTGATTAGTAAGCTCTCTTATGGTTTGAACAATTTGATCTATTGAGTTATCACGATCGCGGTACCTTGTAGATATAGGCTTTATAAAAGTTTGTGTATGATCAGAAGCGAAAGGGGAGGGGATGGCTAATTGATAATCTTCTTCTTTAGCTCCCAACATATCCTTGTAATAGTCTAGTGGTGTTAAAGTAGCAGAGAAGTACGTTTTGGATTGATAATCCTTCCCGGCCCTTTTTAACAATACAGAAGGGTTTACACAAAACATTTTTATCGCAATTTCTTGCCTCCATTGCTCCAGATAGGTTACGTAAGACTCATTATATAATTGTCCAATTTTGATAAAGGTATTAGTAGAAAAGTAGGTTTCAAGTAAATGTTCGAATTCTTCCCCTTCTATTTTAGGATTTATTAACTCTTCTTCAGCGGCTTTAATAAACGTAGGGAGAATAGATAGTAGAGTGGAAGGAGCACTAGTGAACACCTCTTGCTTGGTCTCTGCCTGTTTTTCAAGAGTAGAAAATGCCTCCTTTATTGCTGCTGCTTCCTCGACAAGGTCTTTATTATGCTTGTACATACTGATGATTCTGACAAAAGAAGATTTGAGTAGCTCTGCAGAAAACATCGTCCGTGCTCGGTCCACTAAATTATGCGCTTCATCAATTAGTAGAGCAGTGTGTTTCTTTTGTTCATTGCTTAATCGCTTCAAAGATACTCGAGGGTCAAAGATATAATTATAATCGCATATTACCGCATCAGCTGTGTAGGCAAGGTCTAGCGACAACTCAAATGGACAAACCTTGTGTTTTTTAGCATAGGATTCAATGACTGGCTGATTTAGCAAGGACTCATTCGAGAATATATCAATGATTGTTTCATTAATACGATCGAAATAACCTTCTGTAAAAGGGCAATGCTCCTTTGTACATCCGTCCTCTTTAAAACAAATTTTATCTTTTGCGGTTATCGTAACAGCTTTCACTTCTAGACCTTGCTTAATCATAGACGTTAGGGCTTCCTCTGCAAGTTGTCTAGTGACGGTCTTAGCTGTTAAATAATAAAGTTGTGATAAATGATTTTCCCCCATGGCTTTGATGGCGGGAAAGATAGTAGAAATGGTTTTCCCTGTCCCAGTAGGGGCGTTTGCAAACAAATCACTCTTTTCTTTAATTGATTTGTAAACAGCTCCTGCAAAATAGCGTTGCCCATCACGAAACGTCGGAAAGGGGAATGTTAATGCTTGAGCACTCTTGTTTCTATTGGCTTGATGATGATGAAGTAAAATAGCATAGGGATAAAAACCTTCTAATAAATCATTTAAAAATGCCTCTAGCTCATCGAAAGAATATGTATCTTTAAAATGAAGTTGTTCATACGTATCAACTTGGATATAGGTTAATTGAATGTCTATATCAGTAAGCTTGTGTTTGGAAGCATGCATATAAGCATATACTTTTGCCTGAGCCCAGTGGACAGGTTTATCTTCTTTATCGATTTCTTCTATGTGCTGTTGGGTTGATTTTATTTCTTCAATAACAACTTTGTTGTCCTGGAATAATAATCCATCACATCGGCCTTCTATATCGAATATGAGGTCCCGAAAAGGGATGCGTTGTTGGAAAAATACTTCTTTTTTATCAGTGTCCTTGTATTGGGATTGAATATATTGGTGAGCTTTTGTACCTTCTGTCATGGTACTTGTGCTCTGAAAACCACTTGTAATGCTACCGCTCCGAAATACATACTCTACTAAAGGGCGAACGGAAGTATGCACTATATTATCGATAAAAATCACCCCTTTATGTTTAACAACACTATTATAGCATGTACTCATATAGATCAATACTTTGGGATTCAAGCACCTGATTCCTGATATATATGTATAAAAAAATCCTGACCGAAAAATTCGATCAGGATTTTAATGAATCTATTAACGAGAGTAGTACTCAACGATAAGCGCTTCGTTGATTTCAGAAGGCATTTCATTACGTTCAGGGTAACGAGAATACGTTCCTTCTAGCTTTTCAGCATCGAAAGAAAGGAATTCTGGTACATAGTTACTTGCTTCAAGAGCATCTACAATAGCAGAAAGCTTTTGAGATTTTTCACGTACTGCAATAACTTGACCTGGTTTAACGCGGTATGATGGGATGTTTACACGACCACCATCTACTGTGATATGACCATGGTTTACAAGTTGACGTGCTTGAGCACGAGTACGTGCAAGACCGAAACGGTAAACAATGTTATCCAGACGAGATTCTAAAAGCATTAAGAAGTTCTCACCATGAATACCTTGCATGTTACCAGCTTGTTCAAACATGCTATGGAATTGACGTTCGTTTAAACCGAACATAAAGCGTAGCTTTTGCTTTTCTTGAAGCTGTAAACCGAACTCTGAAAGTTTTTTGCGTTGATTAGGACCGTGTTGTCCTGGAGCGTATGGGCGCTTTTCAAGCTCTTTCCCTGTACCGCTCAATGAAATACCTAGACGACGAGACTTTTTCCAAGTTGAATCTGTATAACGTGCCATTGGAAATTTCTCTCCTTTATTTTATATTTGCATAAAATAAAAACAGTGTGTCCTTCTTCACGCTGCTCATTTTGTTTTCATGTACCTTCGCCCCAGCAGCAGAGGGTTACACAATACACCTCTTATTCAAGAGGAACAAAATGATTACAACGGCGGCTCACCTAAGCTGCCTTTTATTTTACACAAAGGCAATTATAATGTTTTTATGTGAATAAGTCAAGGAGGTGTAGTAAAAGAGTTAGGAAGGATGCTTTGATTTAATGCTGTGGTACAATGGTAATAGGTGAACGACTCATCACTTAACTACCCTTGGGAGGATTACTTTGGACAGTTCCTCTCCTTTTAGTCTTATGTTAACAGTTTTTTTGTAACGTGTTCGGTCATATAGCACGAAGGAAAGTCAATTTTTCTCCCACTCACCGTTAGACAATGGTTTTCGTGCGCTTGAAGAGGGAGAAGTAATTATTACATTCGTTACCTTTTATTTGTGGGGGATTTTATGCATTCAACTGGTCCTTTTACTGAAACAAATCAAACTAAGAGGATAAGATACACTATTGTTGCGATATCCATTTGTAGTGTCGTTCTCGCATTTATGGTACAGAATCAGTTGCTTTTAAGTATGACAAAAGGTCAAGAAGATCAACAACTAATGATTACATCATCTGTGCGACCTAATGCCATGACGAAGGTTGCAATGATAAAGAATAAAGACAACCAATCCTTCCTAGTACTATACGAAGTAGATCAAGAAAGCTATAAATTTACAACCACCTCATTTCTTGAAATTCAAACGCCAATTAATAGTATCCTATATGATCAGCAAAACCGTCTATGGATAAATCAACAAAAGAAATGGTATCAGCTTAATACTTCTTTAGAAAAGATAGATTCCGTTGATTCACCGCCCGTGAATTTAGACAATAGTGAATTCAAATTAAAAAGTACAAAAAAGGAAAACGTTTATAAAACCGTTTTGCAACATAACAGTGACATTGTATGGTCAAAAACATTTAACAGCAATCCCATTCAAACTGTTTCCTTAAATGAAAAACAAGGGGTTTGGATCGTACTTTTTGAAGATGGAGAGACAAAAATTGTATCTCCTACATAACATAAGAGATTTTTTAGAGATTTTTTGCCTGAATTAAAAGTTTATAAAAAAATAAATAATATGAATAGGAAAATAAACCTATGACCGATATAATAGAGGAAAGATAATTATAATGATTTTGTTTGGAAAAGGTGATGGATGAATGGACTCAAATGACTACCTATCACATATAACGAAAGAGCTTAAGTTACATTTTTTTGATTTGCTTACAAGCGAATATAATCGCAGTTACAATGAGCTTTTAATCAATTTAGTTCATATACTCGAAGATGTGCTTGGTGCAGAATATGTAGGTGTATATGAATATAACACTTCAGAGGGTCAATTTTTTCTACATACTAATAAGGTGAAATTGACCCAACAAAAACTTGATTATCAGGATTGGGTTTCCTATCAACAAGACCATCCAGAGACTGGTTATAAGGTTATGGACGGTAGACCTTTTTTTTACAAAAAGAATAGCTATATTCTTCCTTTGTATAACGTAGATAAGGTAATAGGATTTGTGTACGTGCTTTTTGAAAATGAAATGGAGGTAGACAATGTTCGATCTATCCTACATTCAATAGTGGATGAAGTAGCAAAAATGTTATTAAGAATAAGAAAAGATAGTCAAACATTGGAGGAAGAAAAAAAATACAAACGACTCTTTGATGTAACAGCTAAATTCCACTCATCAATGAACATGGAAGAGATACTGACGGAAATCATTGATACGTTAAGGGGAGTTTATCCTCATTTTGATTGTTACTTATTACTGTCACATGACTACTCAAGTACACAACATCTTCCTATAAAAGAATTAAAGTTTGATAATAATGAAATAGAAACTGCTAGTGCCCAGGCTTATTTAACCGGTGAGATACAATTTGATGAATTAGGTGAACAAAACGCTTCCTTTTATGCACCTTTAAGAGGCAAACAAGGCATTTATGGTGTTCTTCAGATTATGTCGCTACCTCCCCTCCTTTTTCACGAAGAAGACGTAGAGTTTATCAAATTGTTAGCGAATACCGCAGGAAATGCTCTTGAGAATGCTAGGCTATATCAACAATCCAAACGTTTAATATCTGATTTGCAACTAATAAATGAAACGTCACATAAATTAAATTCAAACCTACGCCTCACAGATACCATTTCGTATATGGCTAATCAAATTAAATCGTCCTTCCTTGCAGAAGAAGTTGGATTCATCTTATATAAAGATCATGTGAATTGTATTCAGGATGTACTGAGTGGTAGTACAGCACACTTTCATGATCCTAGTTCAGAACATTTAAGGGACTTCGTTACTCAAAAAATAAGCGCTACGCATGATTCTGTTTTTATTGGAGATATTTCTACTAAAATTTCTAGTGAATATTGTTCTGTAATGGCAATTCCTATGATTCAGAATGGTTCGTTAAATGGTTTAGTTATCGTGTTGCATACACAGCCTTATTATTTTTCTTTTGAAACATTTAAGTTACTACAATCCTTAGTACATCATTCTACACTAGCCTTTGCTAACTCTATGCTTCGGGAAGAGTTAGAACAACTTGTTCGGACGGATTATTTAACTAAGTTGTGCTCTAGGAAATATTTGGATGAGACAATCCATAAGCATATAGATGAACAGAATGATGGGTCATTCTTAATTATTGATATCGATGATTTTAAGAAAGTAAATGATTTTTATGGTCATCAGGTTGGAGATAGGATTTTGATTCAAGTAGCTAATATCGTAAAAGAACATATTGGCTTTAAAGGTACTGTGGCTAGATGGGGTGGCGAAGAACTAGCGATTTATCTACCTCATACATCTTTGTTTGAAGGCTATATAATAGGAAGGGTACTAGTTGAAAAAGTAAACCAGATGACAAATCCTACCGTTACAATTTCTTGTGGCGTTTCCTATTGGGATCCTACCATTCATAATGAGGTCAAAGACTTTTTCATCCGTGCCGATCGTGCCCTGTATGAAGCGAAGGATGCAGGAAAAAATGCAATAAGAAGAGATGAAGTTTCAAGTGTATAATACCTGATTAACTTAATCAGGTACTCTTTTGATTGGAAGTTGGGATGCTACACACCTAATCCTCAGGTCTTTTTAATTTCGAAATGAAGTGAAACAATTCATAATCGGGTATAAACTTCAAGATAATGGGGCGATTATGGAATAAAAAACGTCTAGGCTATGTAAGTAGCGCTAGACGTTTTTGTGGTGATGTTAAATAGGAAACGATTAGTAAAACCTCTTAAGACTTTATGGGCTTCCTATATATATTGTTTAATGACATCAATAAACATCTCAAGGTATTGTTCATCTGTTTCGTCAAAACGGTTTTTGATAGGGCTATCGATATCAAGAACACCAAAAATTTCACCATTCTTATAAAGTGGTACCACAATTTCTGATTGGCTTGCAGTGTCACAAGCTATATGACCAGGGAACTGATTCACATCGGCAACCCTTTGTGTTTTCCCCTTGGAAAGAGCTGTACCACAGACGCCTTTTCCATAGGGAATCCGTACACATGCAGGGAGGCCTTGGAATGGTCCGAGGACGAGCTGATCGTTTTTCCATAAATAAAAACCAACCCAATTCACCTCATCTAAGAATTGGTTTAATAGTGCTGATGCATTGGAGAGATTAGCCACTTGGTCAGGCTCATCTTCAAGTAATGCTTTAAGTTGTTTAAGTAAAAGGTCATAATTTTGATTTTTCGTTCCAGTATAATGTTCAACGTTAAACACAGTAACATACCTCCTTAGGTGAAATACAATCTAGTAGTGGCTATTCGACAATTCTTATGCAGAAAATGACGAGCGAAATATGCAGGAAATCCTCTCATTAGAACGAAACTATTCGGTAGTAGGAGGAGGATTTAAGCATGACATCATTAAATACGAAACAAAAAGTAATGGATGCTGCTCGTTCACTTTTTTATACAAAAGGGTACAATGGTACTTCTGTAAGGGATATTGCCGCTAAAGCTAAAGTGAATGTTTCCTTGATTAGCTATCATTTTAAAAACAAACAGGGTTTATTGGAGTACATGATGATTCATTATTTTGAGTCTTATATAGAACTTCTGGAATCAGTTCAACAAGAAGAAAAGGAACATTCTTCTAGA is a genomic window of Pontibacillus yanchengensis containing:
- a CDS encoding DUF4179 domain-containing protein is translated as MNKRFKTELDQYIGESPLLKEEDRANFFASVHDGGKHKKRKLEKRLTSILASLMILFSAGVVTAYNPFVNNLVSLVSPEIALLLKPIEKTSVDNDIKMETVAAISDDEMAVIYITLQDLSGDRIDSTLDLYDFSLSGAQMFNSKVIAFDETTKTATLRIQANGGEDLNGEKVKFQIQSFLSHKETHEFEKRNISSILKEEANTMTLDMNNIPGGGGELYRSLENQETIQVLQPAPSKNNIFKHDFMEVTNVGLIEDRLHVQVRWDEDYVDSHGQLTLTDQTGSSIKPSSVQFGFDGSKTSYGREYTEYIFKVESEDHLNYDLSGNFVASGLFEEGSWNTTFKLQAEDSSLLEMKFEMSMGGWTSNQLTIHPLGVTLQGEGSLSEGNKPNVDVKLTNDEIVTLPASKAINENGEVIMKFESDIPLDPMEIKSVIINGTEKVIK
- a CDS encoding sigma-70 family RNA polymerase sigma factor codes for the protein MEREELEEDEDILYESIEEVMNYIIDQYGEEIKRLIFTYMKDYATTDDIFQEFLIKVYKKIGSFRREAKLRSWLYRIAINTCKDHLRSPIKRIISLNDTLFSEKEKSAEDMVILKENNLRLAANVLSLPIKYREIFVLRYYQSYSIQQISEALDVKESTVKTRISRGKSKLRQKLGGYIDE
- a CDS encoding ATP-dependent DNA helicase gives rise to the protein MNPKVLIYMSTCYNSVVKHKGVIFIDNIVHTSVRPLVEYVFRSGSITSGFQSTSTMTEGTKAHQYIQSQYKDTDKKEVFFQQRIPFRDLIFDIEGRCDGLLFQDNKVVIEEIKSTQQHIEEIDKEDKPVHWAQAKVYAYMHASKHKLTDIDIQLTYIQVDTYEQLHFKDTYSFDELEAFLNDLLEGFYPYAILLHHHQANRNKSAQALTFPFPTFRDGQRYFAGAVYKSIKEKSDLFANAPTGTGKTISTIFPAIKAMGENHLSQLYYLTAKTVTRQLAEEALTSMIKQGLEVKAVTITAKDKICFKEDGCTKEHCPFTEGYFDRINETIIDIFSNESLLNQPVIESYAKKHKVCPFELSLDLAYTADAVICDYNYIFDPRVSLKRLSNEQKKHTALLIDEAHNLVDRARTMFSAELLKSSFVRIISMYKHNKDLVEEAAAIKEAFSTLEKQAETKQEVFTSAPSTLLSILPTFIKAAEEELINPKIEGEEFEHLLETYFSTNTFIKIGQLYNESYVTYLEQWRQEIAIKMFCVNPSVLLKRAGKDYQSKTYFSATLTPLDYYKDMLGAKEEDYQLAIPSPFASDHTQTFIKPISTRYRDRDNSIDQIVQTIRELTNQKTGNYFVFLPSYDYMYRIYDAFQDQYPDVETILQRQDMSEKDRAAYLDHFNTDPQNTLIGFAVLGGIFSEGIDLKGNRLSGVFIIGVGFPQIGLERNIIKDYFTNVNKNGFDYAYRYPGMNKVLQAGGRLIRTEMDKGIIVLIDDRFLQASYKILLPPEWRDYTVL
- the rpsD gene encoding 30S ribosomal protein S4 produces the protein MARYTDSTWKKSRRLGISLSGTGKELEKRPYAPGQHGPNQRKKLSEFGLQLQEKQKLRFMFGLNERQFHSMFEQAGNMQGIHGENFLMLLESRLDNIVYRFGLARTRAQARQLVNHGHITVDGGRVNIPSYRVKPGQVIAVREKSQKLSAIVDALEASNYVPEFLSFDAEKLEGTYSRYPERNEMPSEINEALIVEYYSR
- a CDS encoding sensor domain-containing diguanylate cyclase yields the protein MDSNDYLSHITKELKLHFFDLLTSEYNRSYNELLINLVHILEDVLGAEYVGVYEYNTSEGQFFLHTNKVKLTQQKLDYQDWVSYQQDHPETGYKVMDGRPFFYKKNSYILPLYNVDKVIGFVYVLFENEMEVDNVRSILHSIVDEVAKMLLRIRKDSQTLEEEKKYKRLFDVTAKFHSSMNMEEILTEIIDTLRGVYPHFDCYLLLSHDYSSTQHLPIKELKFDNNEIETASAQAYLTGEIQFDELGEQNASFYAPLRGKQGIYGVLQIMSLPPLLFHEEDVEFIKLLANTAGNALENARLYQQSKRLISDLQLINETSHKLNSNLRLTDTISYMANQIKSSFLAEEVGFILYKDHVNCIQDVLSGSTAHFHDPSSEHLRDFVTQKISATHDSVFIGDISTKISSEYCSVMAIPMIQNGSLNGLVIVLHTQPYYFSFETFKLLQSLVHHSTLAFANSMLREELEQLVRTDYLTKLCSRKYLDETIHKHIDEQNDGSFLIIDIDDFKKVNDFYGHQVGDRILIQVANIVKEHIGFKGTVARWGGEELAIYLPHTSLFEGYIIGRVLVEKVNQMTNPTVTISCGVSYWDPTIHNEVKDFFIRADRALYEAKDAGKNAIRRDEVSSV
- a CDS encoding GAF domain-containing protein codes for the protein MFNVEHYTGTKNQNYDLLLKQLKALLEDEPDQVANLSNASALLNQFLDEVNWVGFYLWKNDQLVLGPFQGLPACVRIPYGKGVCGTALSKGKTQRVADVNQFPGHIACDTASQSEIVVPLYKNGEIFGVLDIDSPIKNRFDETDEQYLEMFIDVIKQYI